Proteins encoded in a region of the Mucilaginibacter sabulilitoris genome:
- a CDS encoding IS1182 family transposase, with amino-acid sequence MLVQQQKIHFSAFSGLYDLIVPKDNLLRKINDLVDFTFIYDELISKYSITNGRAAESPVRMFKYLLLKTVYTVSDVDVVERSQYDMSFKYFLDMSPEEEVIDPSSLTKFRKLRLKDNDLLNLLIGKTVAIAIEKGVIRSRSIIVDATHSLSRSNPYSALEVLRERSKLLRKAVYAIDEDMKAGMPEKNTTDELEKELAYCSALEKHIEADQTLSQIPAVKEKLNLLKETVADTQDHYTLSKDRDAKTGHKSADNSFFGYKTHLAMTEERIITAAVITSGEKGDGPELPKLLEISQNNGIEVERIIGDSAYSGKENLALMNGEDIKVVAKLNPTITQGFRKEEDKFDYNKDADMFVCPAGHLSIRKSRQGKKNVGTNQTDTYYFDVEKCKICPFREGCYKPGAKTKTYSVSIKSDLHQQQMAFQETTQYKESIKHRYKIEAKNSELKNVHGYDRAIAYGIENMQMQGALAIFTVNLKRIIKLIA; translated from the coding sequence ATGCTCGTTCAACAACAAAAGATCCATTTTAGCGCGTTTTCGGGCTTATATGACCTGATCGTTCCTAAAGACAATCTTCTGCGGAAGATCAATGACCTGGTAGATTTTACCTTTATCTATGATGAACTGATCAGCAAATACAGCATTACTAACGGCCGGGCAGCAGAAAGCCCTGTACGGATGTTCAAGTATCTGTTGTTGAAAACGGTTTATACGGTTTCAGACGTTGATGTGGTTGAGCGTTCGCAGTATGATATGTCTTTCAAATATTTCCTTGATATGTCGCCTGAAGAAGAAGTTATTGATCCCAGTTCATTAACAAAGTTCAGAAAGCTGCGGCTAAAGGATAATGATCTGTTAAACCTGCTCATTGGTAAAACGGTCGCTATCGCTATTGAAAAAGGGGTCATCCGGTCCAGATCCATCATTGTTGATGCTACGCATTCCCTGTCACGATCAAACCCATATTCAGCATTGGAAGTATTGCGGGAACGCTCGAAACTGCTCCGCAAAGCGGTATATGCTATCGATGAAGACATGAAGGCCGGTATGCCTGAAAAGAACACAACTGACGAACTGGAAAAGGAACTGGCTTATTGCAGCGCGCTGGAAAAGCACATCGAAGCTGATCAAACGTTAAGCCAGATACCTGCGGTGAAGGAAAAGCTGAACCTGCTGAAGGAAACGGTAGCGGATACGCAGGATCATTATACATTATCTAAAGACAGGGATGCCAAAACAGGGCATAAATCAGCTGACAACTCATTCTTTGGTTACAAGACCCATCTGGCGATGACCGAAGAACGCATCATTACCGCTGCGGTAATCACATCAGGTGAAAAAGGTGATGGGCCGGAACTTCCCAAGCTTCTGGAGATCAGTCAGAACAACGGCATTGAAGTAGAAAGGATCATCGGCGATTCGGCTTATTCAGGAAAAGAGAACCTTGCGTTAATGAACGGAGAGGATATTAAGGTGGTAGCCAAACTAAACCCAACCATTACCCAGGGGTTTAGAAAAGAAGAAGATAAGTTCGATTATAACAAAGACGCTGATATGTTCGTTTGCCCTGCAGGGCATTTGTCCATACGAAAATCAAGACAGGGAAAAAAGAACGTTGGAACAAATCAGACAGACACGTATTACTTTGATGTTGAAAAATGCAAAATCTGCCCATTTAGGGAGGGTTGCTACAAACCTGGGGCAAAAACCAAGACCTATTCTGTAAGCATAAAGTCAGACCTGCACCAACAACAGATGGCTTTTCAGGAAACGACACAATATAAGGAAAGCATCAAACACAGGTATAAGATCGAAGCCAAAAACAGTGAACTAAAAAACGTTCATGGTTATGACCGGGCGATAGCTTATGGTATCGAAAACATGCAGATGCAGGGCGCATTGGCCATCTTTACTGTCAATCTGAAAAGGATCATCAAACTGATCGCCTAA